DNA sequence from the Acidobacteriota bacterium genome:
CCGACGTTCACCACAGAGGGTGTCGAGAATGTCCGCCGCTTTCTGCGCGACCTGATCGGCTTCTACGTGATCATGGAGGGAGTCTTCTTCTACGCCGGCTTCGCCATGATGCTGGCTCTCAAGCGGCAGAACAAGATGATCGGAATCGGTGAGCAATTCGAGTACATCATGCGGGACGAAAGTCTCCACCTCGCCTTCGGCTGTGACCTGATCAACACCATCCGAGCCGAGAACCCGGAAGCCTGGACCGCCGGTTTTGCCGACGAGGTGCGGAGCCTGGTCGAGCGTGCGGTGGAGCTGGAAAAGCGCTATGCCCTCGACGCCTGTCCGGAGGGCTTGCTCGGAATCAACGCCGAGCAATTCGGCCACTACGTCGAGCATGTCGCCGATCGCCGCCTCGAGCGCCTGCGTCTGCCGCGGATCTACGACCGGGCGAATCCGTTTCCCTGGATGTCCCAAGCCACCGATCTCACCAAGGAGAAAAACTTCTTCGAGACCCGTGTCACCGAGTACCAGACCGGCGCGTCGCTGGTCTGGGACTGACGCCGCCGCGCCTATAATCTAGGAGCACACCCTGGTTCGAACGCGCTGCTGGGAAAGGAACGGCATACGGTATGACCCTCAACGAATCCGATCTGATCTACGACTGGAACCGCGCCGAGGGCGGCGAGTTGACCCCGGCGCGGCCGAAGCTGGAATTGGACGACGAGACTCTGCGCGATGGGCTGCAGTCGCCGTCGGTGGACACGCCTTCGATCGAGGAGAAGCTGGAGTTGCTCCATTTCATGGCAGGTCTGGGCATCGAATCGGCCAATATCGGCTTGCCCGGCGCTGGTCCGCACGTGGTAGCGGATGTGTTGCGGCTGGCGCAAGAGATCGTCGATCAGAAGTTGCCGATCGAGCCCAACTGCGCCGCTCGCACGGTGCGTCAGGACATCGAGCCGATCGTCGAGATCAGTCAGTCCACCGGTCTCGCCATCGAGGCGGCATGTTTTATCGGCTCGAGCCCGATCCGCCAGTTCGCAGAGGCCTGGGAGCTGGACAAGATGCTGCGGTTGACCCGCGAGGCGGTGGCCTTTGCGACCTCCGAGGGCCTGCCGGTGATGTTTGTGACGGAAGACACCACCCGTGCCCATCCGGACGATCTGCGGCGCCTCTACACGGAGGCGGTCGAGGCGGGTGCCCGGCGGGTGTGCATTGCCGACACGGTGGGTCACGCCACGCCGGCCGGGGCAACCCATCTGGTGCGCTTCGTCCGCGGAGTGGTGGACGCGACCGGCGAGGATGTGAAGGTGGACTGGCACGGGCACAAGGATCGCGGCCTGTCGGTGATCAATGCCCTGACCGCCGCCGCCGCCGGCGCCGATCGCCTGCACGGCACGGCCATCGGTATCGGCGAGCGGGTGGGCAACGCGCCGATCGACCAATTGTTGATCAACATGCAGCTCCTCGGCTGGATCGACCGCGACCTCTCGCGCCTCGGCGAGTACTGCCAGCGGGTGTCCGAAACCACCGGCGTGGCGCTACCGGACAATTACCCGGTGCTCGGCCGCGATGCCTTCCGCACCGGCACCGGGGTGCACGCGGCGGCGATCATCAAGGCGCGGGCGAAGGGCGACGATTGGCTGGCGGATCGCATTTACTCGGGAGTGCCGGCGAGCATGGTGGGGCGCCACCAGGAGATCGAGATCGGGCCGATGTGCGGCGAGTCGAATGTCGTCTACTGGCTCGAAGAGCGCGGTATCGCCGCCGAGGCGGATCTAGTGCAGGAGATCTTCCAGCAGGCCAAGAACGCCTCTCGCACGATGGAAGAGGCCGAGATCCTGGCGATTCTGAAGGCGCGGGGTGTCGAAGCCTCCGCCTGAGCCCGCTGATTCCACCGCCCCTTCCGTTCCCATGTGGCGCCGCGAGGTGGAGCGGTGGGTGGAGTCCCTGGCTGTGGAACGGGGGCTTTCGGACCACACCGTCGCCGCCTATCGGCGCGATCTGAAGCGGCTCGGCCAGGAGTTGGCCGACGGCGGTGGCGATTTACGCGCCGCGACCCAGGAACAACTCGCCTCCCACCTGCGTGGCCTCCGCCGGGGCGGCCTGGCGCCGCGCTCGATTCGGCGGGCGCTTTCCACTCTGCGCGGTTTCTATGCCTACCTGCTGGCGGAAGGGGAACGCAGCGATGATCCCTCTCTCCATCTGGTGGCGCCCCGGCTGATCGAGCGGCTGCCGAAGGTGCTCTCCGAAGACGATGTCGAGCGGCTGCTCCAGGCGCCGGATCCGGCCACGCCTCTCGGGGTGCGCGACCGGGCGATGATCGAGGTGCTCTATGCCACCGGCCTGCGGGTGAGTGAGCTGGTGGGGCTGGAGCTGTCGCAGATCCGGCGCGATCCGGCGGGCCGCCTCGATACCGGGTTTCTGGTGGTCTTCGGCAAGGGCGGCAAAGAGCGGGTGGTGCCGGTAGGGGAGCAGGCCGAGGGTTGCCTTGGCGAATACCTGGCCACCTCCCGCCCAGCGCTGGTGCGCGGGCGCCACGGCAAGGTGTTCGTCAACCGGTTGGGAGATCCCCTGACCCGCCAGGGCTGCTGGAAGATCCTGAAGGGTCACGCCTTGAAGGCCGGCGTGGCGCAAGTTTCGCCCCACGTGCTGCGGCACAGCTTCGCCACCCATCTGTTGGAGCACGGCGCCGATTTGCGGGCGGTGCAGTCGATGCTCGGCCACTCGGACATCTCGACCACCGAGATCTACACCCACATTCACCAGGCGCGCCTGCGCAATCTCTATGATGATTTCCATCCGCGGGCGTGACGGAACGGTTGTCGAATCCGTACCGGCAGCGATGAAGCGGTTTGTCTCTTGCGCTCTCCTCGCCGCTGGGTGCCTGGCATGGTCTCCGGCGGCGGCGGAACTGGTGGTGTTCGTCGACGGCGGATTCCTCAAGGTGGAGGACTACCGGGTGCGCGGCAAGCGCATGCACCTGGAACTGGCCGGAGGCGGCACCATGAAGGTGGCGATGAGCCGCATCGCCCGGGTGGTGGACGATGAGGTGATTCCGGTCCCGCCGGCGCCCGAAGCGGCCGAGCCGGCAGCGCGGACCTGGCGCTTTGAAGAGGGCGATCCGGTGCCGCCGACGCCCTACGGGGCAGAAATCTTCGAGACCGCCAAGCGTCACGAATTGAGCCCTACGTTGGTGGCCGCGGTGGTGCGGGCGGAATCGGCCTACGATCCGCAGGCCGTGTCCCGCGCCGGCGCCCGCGGCCTGATGCAGTTGATGCCGGCCACCGGCCGGCGCTACGGCCTCCAGCCGCACCAGCTCTTCGAGCCGGCGCGCAATCTCGAGGCGGGAACGCGCTACCTGAGTTGGCTGCTCGATCGCTTCGATGGCGATCTCGACCTTGCCCTGGCCGGCTACAACGCCGGTGAGGGCACGGTGGACCGCTACGGCGGGGTGCCGCCCTACCGGGAGACTCAGAACTACATCAAGCGAATCTACAGGTTCCTGGGAATCTAATCGCCGGACGTCGTTTCCAGCTTCTGGTGGTAGCGCATCACGACCACGGTGCGGTCGTCGTCGACCGGACGGCCGCCGGTATGGTCTTCGATCGCCGCCAGCAAGCGATCCCGCACCTGGGTGGCGCTGGCCGCCGGTCCGGTGAGGGACTTGCGGACGGCTTCGTAGCCGAACGGCTTGTTGTCCGCGTCGACCGCCTCGATCAAGCCGTCCGACAGCCACAG
Encoded proteins:
- a CDS encoding 2-isopropylmalate synthase; amino-acid sequence: MTLNESDLIYDWNRAEGGELTPARPKLELDDETLRDGLQSPSVDTPSIEEKLELLHFMAGLGIESANIGLPGAGPHVVADVLRLAQEIVDQKLPIEPNCAARTVRQDIEPIVEISQSTGLAIEAACFIGSSPIRQFAEAWELDKMLRLTREAVAFATSEGLPVMFVTEDTTRAHPDDLRRLYTEAVEAGARRVCIADTVGHATPAGATHLVRFVRGVVDATGEDVKVDWHGHKDRGLSVINALTAAAAGADRLHGTAIGIGERVGNAPIDQLLINMQLLGWIDRDLSRLGEYCQRVSETTGVALPDNYPVLGRDAFRTGTGVHAAAIIKARAKGDDWLADRIYSGVPASMVGRHQEIEIGPMCGESNVVYWLEERGIAAEADLVQEIFQQAKNASRTMEEAEILAILKARGVEASA
- the xerD gene encoding site-specific tyrosine recombinase XerD, whose translation is MWRREVERWVESLAVERGLSDHTVAAYRRDLKRLGQELADGGGDLRAATQEQLASHLRGLRRGGLAPRSIRRALSTLRGFYAYLLAEGERSDDPSLHLVAPRLIERLPKVLSEDDVERLLQAPDPATPLGVRDRAMIEVLYATGLRVSELVGLELSQIRRDPAGRLDTGFLVVFGKGGKERVVPVGEQAEGCLGEYLATSRPALVRGRHGKVFVNRLGDPLTRQGCWKILKGHALKAGVAQVSPHVLRHSFATHLLEHGADLRAVQSMLGHSDISTTEIYTHIHQARLRNLYDDFHPRA
- a CDS encoding ribonucleotide-diphosphate reductase subunit beta, whose amino-acid sequence is MTIINSSKTDPNKILPMRYLWAREHYRAGVANNWTPEEVAMQKDIEQWKSDSALTASERRLILWNLGFFSTAESLTANNLVLCVYHHVTNPESRQYLLRQAYEEAIHTDTFIYCCDSLGLDPDEIYNMYLTIPSIQEKDDFVVEITRSVLDPTFTTEGVENVRRFLRDLIGFYVIMEGVFFYAGFAMMLALKRQNKMIGIGEQFEYIMRDESLHLAFGCDLINTIRAENPEAWTAGFADEVRSLVERAVELEKRYALDACPEGLLGINAEQFGHYVEHVADRRLERLRLPRIYDRANPFPWMSQATDLTKEKNFFETRVTEYQTGASLVWD